The Ranitomeya imitator isolate aRanImi1 chromosome 3, aRanImi1.pri, whole genome shotgun sequence genome has a window encoding:
- the LOC138671879 gene encoding gastrula zinc finger protein XlCGF66.1-like — MDSGQMAERILSLTLQIISLLTGEDYMVVRKIGNEADELDRHQGPITTALHSLLQTRNRPQEILEITNTITELLTGEVPLRCQDVALYFSLEEWDYVEGHRGQYQNVMEGLRRVTSPAFVNVPVSRAIVSIGPLSASGHCQHRAIVSIGPFFQFFTIQQLFDIIQQLIPSRNLHCSPVP; from the exons ATGGACAGCGGTCAGATGGCGGAGAGAATCTTGAGCCTGACCCTACAGATAATCTCCCTACTGACCGGAGAG gattacaTGGTGGTGAGGAAGATCGGGAACGAGGCGGACGAACTCGACAGGCACCAAGGTCCAATAACTACAGCTCTACATTCACTGCTGCAAACGAGAAACCGACCCCAAGAAATCCTGGAAATCACCAACACGATcactgagctgctgactggagag GTTCCTCTCCGGTGTCAGGACGTCGCTCTCTATTTCTCCTTGGAGGAGTGGGATTATGTAGAAGGACACCGGGGTCAGTACCAGAACGTGATGGAGGGGCTCCGGCGTGTAACATCACCAG CATTCGTGAATGTTCCTGTGAGCCGGGCCATTGTCAGCATCGGGCCATTGTCAGCATCGGGCCATTGTCAGCATCGGGCCATTGTCAGCATCGGGCCATT CTTCCAATTCTTCACTATACAACAGCTGTTTGATATTATTCAGCAACTCATTCCTAGTAGGAATCTCCACTGCAGTCCAGTGCCTTAG